One Cucumis sativus cultivar 9930 chromosome 1, Cucumber_9930_V3, whole genome shotgun sequence DNA segment encodes these proteins:
- the LOC101215855 gene encoding uncharacterized protein LOC101215855 isoform X2, giving the protein MGSSCSRLGSRPSRSRDYRTNRSNLCSFFCGASSSRAIHQMEDSSVQFLVHPTEHQQCNHNIDEVQLPTNGSIRMELPNASTYSETSYENGIADGEERTAVDDPRNIDINVHGKCLFQNKELASPQQVSADYSPDESHRYSNASNGTSFKGHQSSEPVSVNILANEDAVNGIDGSVDKDISPVCTKVMFAASSSTTQEVGNSCSSGLTGSIQEDEVSVIQGPFLESSPSGSGLPLTFQSLGDESSQEEPSILDTLESDDRELDHGDVGLPHVDMVGISSNVLSTSSTDTSSLEVRRNSRRLFWDAFSRRSFRRQRESPFVFPSNNFSNTGDTDRWLLDISGDFIDDEVSGDSRHFSSRIHILNEQQRNSRSQIWERLRSSLTETSQQNVSCPSGIHPNGPCSCDSFSRIEHSSTRASISRIIMLAEALFEVLDEIHGQPVSLALSMVSLPAPEAVVDSFPLKNHEKTTNGGDEIEQCYICLAEYEEGDKIRVLPCRHEYHMLCVDKWLKEIHGVCPLCRGDVRAGSNDECSVVPNNEVPTI; this is encoded by the exons ATGGAAGATTCTTCGGTTCAATTTCTTGTCCATCCGACAGAACATCAACAATGTAATCACAACATTGATGAAGTTCAACTCCCCACAAATGGATCTATAAGAATGGAACTTCCTAATGCAAGCACTTATTCTGAGACCTCATACGAGAATGGCATTGCAGACGGTGAGGAACGAACTGCTGTAGATGATCCAAGAAATATTGATATCAATGTTCATGGGAAGTGCTTGTTTCAAAATAAGGAATTAGCTTCTCCTCAACAGGTTAGTGCCGATTACAGTCCTGATGAATCTCATAGATATAGTAATGCGTCGAATGGTACTTCATTTAAAGGACATCAATCTTCGGAACCAGTatctgtaaatattttggctAACGAGGATGCAGTAAATGGCATTGATGGTTCAGTGGACAAGGATATATCACCAGTCTGCACAAAGGTCATGTTTGCAGCAAGCAGTTCGACTACTCAAGAGGTTGGAAACTCATGTTCTAGTGGGCTGACAGGTTCCATTCAAGAGGACGAGGTGTCAGTAATTCAGGGCCCATTTTTGGAATCTTCTCCTTCTGGTTCTGGTCTTCCATTAACTTTTCAATCTCTTGGAGATGAATCTTCACAAGAGGAACCCTCAATTTTAGACACTCTTGAGTCTGATGATAGGGAGTTAGACCATGGAGATGTGGGTTTGCCTCATGTTGATATGGTTGGTATTTCTTCCAACGTTTTATCTACAAGTAGCACAGACACAAGTTCTCTTGAGGTCAGAAGAAATAGCAGAAGACTGTTTTGGGATGCCTTTTCAAGACGTAGTTTTAGAAGACAAAGAGAATCTCCATTTGTTTTCCCATCTAATAACTTTAGCAATACAGGAGATACAGACAGGTGGCTCCTTGATATAAGTGGTGATTTTATTGATGATGAAGTGAGTGGCGATTCAAGACATTTTTCCAGCAGAATTCACATCTTGAATGAACAACAAAGAAACTCAAGATCTCAG ATATGGGAAAGACTCCGTAGTAGTCTCACCGAAACCAGTCAGCAGAATGTATCTTGCCCATCAGGCATTCACCCTAATGGTCCTTGCTCATGTGACTCATTCTCAAGGATAGAACACTCAAGTACCCGTGCAAGCATATCACGGATAATCATGCTTGCTGAAGCATTATTTGAG GTCTTGGATGAAATTCATGGTCAGCCCGTTTCTCTTGCCTTGTCTATGGTTTCACTCCCAGCACCAGAAGCAGTTGTTGACTCTTTTCCTCTGAAGAACCACGAAAAGACAACTAATGGAGGAGATGAAATTGAGCA ATGCTACATTTGCCTGGCTGAGTACGAAGAGGGTGATAAAATAAGAGTCCTTCCTTGCCGCCACGAGTATCATATGTTATGCGTCGATAAATGGTTGAAGGAGATTCACGG GGTATGCCCACTTTGTCGAGGGGATGTTCGTGCAGGCTCAAATGATGAATGTTCAGTAGTACCAAACAATGAAGTCCCAACAATTTGA
- the LOC101215855 gene encoding uncharacterized protein LOC101215855 isoform X1 has translation MGSSCSRLGSRPSRSRDYRTNRSNLCSFFCGASSSRAIHQMEDSSVQFLVHPTEHQQCNHNIDEVQLPTNGSIRMELPNASTYSETSYENGIADGEERTAVDDPRNIDINVHGKCLFQNKELASPQQVSADYSPDESHRYSNASNGTSFKGHQSSEPVSVNILANEDAVNGIDGSVDKDISPVCTKVMFAASSSTTQEVGNSCSSGLTGSIQEDEVSVIQGPFLESSPSGSGLPLTFQSLGDESSQEEPSILDTLESDDRELDHGDVGLPHVDMVGISSNVLSTSSTDTSSLEVRRNSRRLFWDAFSRRSFRRQRESPFVFPSNNFSNTGDTDRWLLDISGDFIDDEVSGDSRHFSSRIHILNEQQRNSRSQMQIWERLRSSLTETSQQNVSCPSGIHPNGPCSCDSFSRIEHSSTRASISRIIMLAEALFEVLDEIHGQPVSLALSMVSLPAPEAVVDSFPLKNHEKTTNGGDEIEQCYICLAEYEEGDKIRVLPCRHEYHMLCVDKWLKEIHGVCPLCRGDVRAGSNDECSVVPNNEVPTI, from the exons ATGGAAGATTCTTCGGTTCAATTTCTTGTCCATCCGACAGAACATCAACAATGTAATCACAACATTGATGAAGTTCAACTCCCCACAAATGGATCTATAAGAATGGAACTTCCTAATGCAAGCACTTATTCTGAGACCTCATACGAGAATGGCATTGCAGACGGTGAGGAACGAACTGCTGTAGATGATCCAAGAAATATTGATATCAATGTTCATGGGAAGTGCTTGTTTCAAAATAAGGAATTAGCTTCTCCTCAACAGGTTAGTGCCGATTACAGTCCTGATGAATCTCATAGATATAGTAATGCGTCGAATGGTACTTCATTTAAAGGACATCAATCTTCGGAACCAGTatctgtaaatattttggctAACGAGGATGCAGTAAATGGCATTGATGGTTCAGTGGACAAGGATATATCACCAGTCTGCACAAAGGTCATGTTTGCAGCAAGCAGTTCGACTACTCAAGAGGTTGGAAACTCATGTTCTAGTGGGCTGACAGGTTCCATTCAAGAGGACGAGGTGTCAGTAATTCAGGGCCCATTTTTGGAATCTTCTCCTTCTGGTTCTGGTCTTCCATTAACTTTTCAATCTCTTGGAGATGAATCTTCACAAGAGGAACCCTCAATTTTAGACACTCTTGAGTCTGATGATAGGGAGTTAGACCATGGAGATGTGGGTTTGCCTCATGTTGATATGGTTGGTATTTCTTCCAACGTTTTATCTACAAGTAGCACAGACACAAGTTCTCTTGAGGTCAGAAGAAATAGCAGAAGACTGTTTTGGGATGCCTTTTCAAGACGTAGTTTTAGAAGACAAAGAGAATCTCCATTTGTTTTCCCATCTAATAACTTTAGCAATACAGGAGATACAGACAGGTGGCTCCTTGATATAAGTGGTGATTTTATTGATGATGAAGTGAGTGGCGATTCAAGACATTTTTCCAGCAGAATTCACATCTTGAATGAACAACAAAGAAACTCAAGATCTCAG ATGCAGATATGGGAAAGACTCCGTAGTAGTCTCACCGAAACCAGTCAGCAGAATGTATCTTGCCCATCAGGCATTCACCCTAATGGTCCTTGCTCATGTGACTCATTCTCAAGGATAGAACACTCAAGTACCCGTGCAAGCATATCACGGATAATCATGCTTGCTGAAGCATTATTTGAG GTCTTGGATGAAATTCATGGTCAGCCCGTTTCTCTTGCCTTGTCTATGGTTTCACTCCCAGCACCAGAAGCAGTTGTTGACTCTTTTCCTCTGAAGAACCACGAAAAGACAACTAATGGAGGAGATGAAATTGAGCA ATGCTACATTTGCCTGGCTGAGTACGAAGAGGGTGATAAAATAAGAGTCCTTCCTTGCCGCCACGAGTATCATATGTTATGCGTCGATAAATGGTTGAAGGAGATTCACGG GGTATGCCCACTTTGTCGAGGGGATGTTCGTGCAGGCTCAAATGATGAATGTTCAGTAGTACCAAACAATGAAGTCCCAACAATTTGA
- the LOC101215616 gene encoding uncharacterized protein LOC101215616 isoform X1: MVYSYTPTYYSTLHDSITSLCKSILPFSFKKRCLPAADQKLAKLQSDNLKWQQDSFHQMLKLMGLHNEGILAENEVSDFKTHLLDTMIASPVEHEHPVILRDKLLFLQELLYAKCITADEYHSSKRPLLQRLAVQGAEIEARDVILADSKDNMKENSEEEWSNIDLRDEKTSQKSNSNSKNKSKHMLGMKHIRGAASVFSFGLSQKSERNRKEKSIFDFENQLCNNSESHSILMSESSSNKEMSEEKAKRRPFRTLFQGHDSGGDSGNYGPDYEERMNKSGKKQWGFNGLKKWKRDETEDETAPLPLHERSDSEAFWGSSNSTQLATSPLGEGPNTKMMKRKLHSNGSPSDFFIDKKVLGEKIKKELSRIQSELNTSNPNLKFSDDQIEAISTRLPVDKADLKNFFPKSWCDRYGDVVIDVVKKEFKDHVGEMENKRNAAYEKRHNSSNSMRWTTFEDDENCQPNLINDPKSFQNNPFFDDTSKNTTIHQMRSDPAYENPFWRPSTGLSTLK, from the exons ATGGTGTATTCTTACACACCCACTTATTATTCTACTCTCCATGATTCAATCACTTCTCTCTGCAAGTCTATTCTTCCTTTCAGCTTCAAGAAGCGTTGCTTACCGGCTGCCGATCAGAAGTTAGCGAAGCTTCAATCTGATAACCTCAAATGGCAGCAAGATTCCTTCCACCAAATGCTCAAATTGATGGGTCTTCACAATGAAGGCATTTTAGCTGAAAATGAAGTTTCGGATTTCAAAACCCATTTGCTCGATACTATGATCGCTTCGCCGGTGGAACATGAACACCCAGTTATATTGAGAGATAAGCTGTTGTTCTTGCAG GAGCTTCTATATGCGAAATGCATAACGGCAGATGAGTATCATTCTTCGAAGAGGCCTCTGCTTCAGAGATTAGCGGTTCAAGGAGCTGAAATTGAAGCCAGAGATGTGATCTTAGCCGACTCAAAAGATAATATGAAAGAGAATTCTGAAGAAGAATGGTCAAATATTGACTTGAGAGATGAAAAGACTTCACAAAAATCGAACTCGAATTCGAAGAATAAATCAAAGCATATGTTGGGTATGAAACACATAAGAGGAGCCGCGTCGGTTTTTAGTTTTGGGTTATCACAAAAATCAGAGAGGaacagaaaagagaaaagtatcTTCGATTTTGAAAACCAATTGTGCAATAACAGTGAAAGTCATTCGATTCTGATGTCGGAAAGTTCATCAAACAAGGAAATGAGTGAGGAAAAGGCAAAACGACGACCCTTTAGGACTCTGTTTCAGGGACACGACAGCGGTGGCGACAGTGGCAATTATGGTCCAGATTATGAAGAAAGGATGAACAAATCTGGAAAAAAACAATGGGGTTTCAATGGgttgaagaaatggaagagagACGAAACAGAGGATGAGACGGCTCCATTGCCACTCCATGAAAGATCCGACAGTGAAGCTTTTTGGGGttcttcaaattcaactcaGCTCGCAACGAGTCCATTAGGGGAAGGGCCCAACACTAAAATGATGAAAAGGAAGTTGCATTCAAATGGGTCTCCATCGGATTTCTTCATTGACAAG AAGGTTTTAGGCGAGAAGATAAAGAAAGAGCTTTCACGAATCCAATCAGAGCTCAACACTTCAAATCCCAACCTTAAATTCTC GGATGATCAAATCGAGGCTATTTCCACCAGGCTTCCTGTTGATAAAGCTGACCTCAAAAATTTCTTCCCAAA GTCATGGTGCGATCGTTATGGAGATGTAGTAATTGATGTGGTGAAGAAAGAGTTCAAAGACCATGTGGGAGAGATGGAGAATAAGAGAAATGCAGCATATGAGAAACGGCACAATAGCAGCAATTCGATGAGATGGACGACTTTTGAGGACGATGAGAACTGCCAGCCAAATCTCATTAATGATCCGAAGAGCTTTCAGAACAATCCTTTCTTTGACGATACATCAAAGAACACTACTATTCATCAAATGAGATCTGATCCTGCCTATGAGAATCCATTTTGGAGGCCAAGCACTGGTCTTTCCACGCTCAAGTAG
- the LOC101215616 gene encoding uncharacterized protein LOC101215616 isoform X2 yields MVYSYTPTYYSTLHDSITSLCKSILPFSFKKRCLPAADQKLAKLQSDNLKWQQDSFHQMLKLMGLHNEGILAENEVSDFKTHLLDTMIASPVEHEHPVILRDKLLFLQELLYAKCITADEYHSSKRPLLQRLAVQGAEIEARDVILADSKDNMKENSEEEWSNIDLRDEKTSQKSNSNSKNKSKHMLGMKHIRGAASVFSFGLSQKSERNRKEKSIFDFENQLCNNSESHSILMSESSSNKEMSEEKAKRRPFRTLFQGHDSGGDSGNYGPDYEERMNKSGKKQWGFNGLKKWKRDETEDETAPLPLHERSDSEAFWGSSNSTQLATSPLGEGPNTKMMKRKLHSNGSPSDFFIDKVLGEKIKKELSRIQSELNTSNPNLKFSDDQIEAISTRLPVDKADLKNFFPKSWCDRYGDVVIDVVKKEFKDHVGEMENKRNAAYEKRHNSSNSMRWTTFEDDENCQPNLINDPKSFQNNPFFDDTSKNTTIHQMRSDPAYENPFWRPSTGLSTLK; encoded by the exons ATGGTGTATTCTTACACACCCACTTATTATTCTACTCTCCATGATTCAATCACTTCTCTCTGCAAGTCTATTCTTCCTTTCAGCTTCAAGAAGCGTTGCTTACCGGCTGCCGATCAGAAGTTAGCGAAGCTTCAATCTGATAACCTCAAATGGCAGCAAGATTCCTTCCACCAAATGCTCAAATTGATGGGTCTTCACAATGAAGGCATTTTAGCTGAAAATGAAGTTTCGGATTTCAAAACCCATTTGCTCGATACTATGATCGCTTCGCCGGTGGAACATGAACACCCAGTTATATTGAGAGATAAGCTGTTGTTCTTGCAG GAGCTTCTATATGCGAAATGCATAACGGCAGATGAGTATCATTCTTCGAAGAGGCCTCTGCTTCAGAGATTAGCGGTTCAAGGAGCTGAAATTGAAGCCAGAGATGTGATCTTAGCCGACTCAAAAGATAATATGAAAGAGAATTCTGAAGAAGAATGGTCAAATATTGACTTGAGAGATGAAAAGACTTCACAAAAATCGAACTCGAATTCGAAGAATAAATCAAAGCATATGTTGGGTATGAAACACATAAGAGGAGCCGCGTCGGTTTTTAGTTTTGGGTTATCACAAAAATCAGAGAGGaacagaaaagagaaaagtatcTTCGATTTTGAAAACCAATTGTGCAATAACAGTGAAAGTCATTCGATTCTGATGTCGGAAAGTTCATCAAACAAGGAAATGAGTGAGGAAAAGGCAAAACGACGACCCTTTAGGACTCTGTTTCAGGGACACGACAGCGGTGGCGACAGTGGCAATTATGGTCCAGATTATGAAGAAAGGATGAACAAATCTGGAAAAAAACAATGGGGTTTCAATGGgttgaagaaatggaagagagACGAAACAGAGGATGAGACGGCTCCATTGCCACTCCATGAAAGATCCGACAGTGAAGCTTTTTGGGGttcttcaaattcaactcaGCTCGCAACGAGTCCATTAGGGGAAGGGCCCAACACTAAAATGATGAAAAGGAAGTTGCATTCAAATGGGTCTCCATCGGATTTCTTCATTGACAAG GTTTTAGGCGAGAAGATAAAGAAAGAGCTTTCACGAATCCAATCAGAGCTCAACACTTCAAATCCCAACCTTAAATTCTC GGATGATCAAATCGAGGCTATTTCCACCAGGCTTCCTGTTGATAAAGCTGACCTCAAAAATTTCTTCCCAAA GTCATGGTGCGATCGTTATGGAGATGTAGTAATTGATGTGGTGAAGAAAGAGTTCAAAGACCATGTGGGAGAGATGGAGAATAAGAGAAATGCAGCATATGAGAAACGGCACAATAGCAGCAATTCGATGAGATGGACGACTTTTGAGGACGATGAGAACTGCCAGCCAAATCTCATTAATGATCCGAAGAGCTTTCAGAACAATCCTTTCTTTGACGATACATCAAAGAACACTACTATTCATCAAATGAGATCTGATCCTGCCTATGAGAATCCATTTTGGAGGCCAAGCACTGGTCTTTCCACGCTCAAGTAG
- the LOC101204072 gene encoding pentatricopeptide repeat-containing protein At2g26790, mitochondrial has protein sequence MNCLLLAVNNPTKLNKLKLKLVRFASTAIAQLNSCIFSHSDDEQSTSSFNTSLNVQCKPSKVVQVLESLRREPKIAFSFFCELEERGFQHNISTYAALIRILCSWGLGRKLETLFLNLIGSKKVEFDVLDLIESLNQGCVVDASFIRVYDALIKAYVSVNLFDSVVDLLFRLGRKGFVPHIFTCNYLLNRLIEHGKMNMALVVYEQLKRFGCQPNDYTYATVIKGLCKIGKMEKAIDIFEEMSGYGMVPNAFACAAYIEALCTHDCSTSGYQLLQAWRAELFPIDTYAYTVVIRGFCDEMKIDEAESVFLDMENYGVVPDAQTYGVLINGYCKKLNLQKALSLHSLMLSKGIKSNCVIVSFILQCFLRMQMYSEVVNQFKVFQGKGVFLDNVVYNIVVHALCELGKLEEAIELLEEMTSRQIQMDVMHYTTMIKGLFAQGKIHEAMMMFENLKKNGVEPDSITYSVLAAGFSRNGLVSKVQDLLDYMEEHGLRKDPKMPDLIIENLCIGGKVKEATEIFNSLEVKTVDNYAAMINGYCAASDTKSAYKLFVNLSKEGIFIRRSSLVRLVSRLCMENSSFRAIEVMKQLPVMNVEAKEIVYNKVIASLCRVKNMKMAQCLFDCLVRAGLIPDLITYTMMINGYCKINYLREAYELLCDMRNRGREPDIFVYTVLLDGGFKTSLQKCSSVEIALTSSIFNEMKDMKITPDVVYYTVLIDGYCKMNNLNDAFVLFEEMVDQGIEADAVTYTALLSSCCRNGYKEKAQTLCYEMTSKGILPPNNFSYLLQHDTLETKKI, from the coding sequence ATGAATTGTTTGTTACTCGCTGTGAATAATCCCACCAAGCTCAATAAATTAAAGCTCAAACTAGTCAGATTTGCCTCCACTGCAATTGCTCAACTAAACTCATGTATTTTTTCACACAGTGATGATGAACAAAGTACCTCCTCCTTCAACACATCTTTGAATGTTCAATGTAAACCATCAAAGGTGGTCCAAGTCCTAGAAAGTCTCCGAAGGGAGCCCAAAAttgccttttcctttttttgtgaATTGGAGGAACGGGGATTTCAACATAACATCTCTACTTACGCAGCTCTTATTAGGATTTTGTGCTCTTGGGGTTTGGGGAGAAAGCTTGAAACTCTGTTTTTGAATCTCATTGGATCCAAAAAAGTGGAATTTGATGTCTTAGATTTGATTGAATCACTTAATCAAGGGTGTGTGGTGGATGCCTCATTTATTCGAGTATATGATGCCTTAATCAAGGCTTATGTCAGTGTTAACTTGTTTGATAGTGTTGTGGATTTACTCTTCCGATTAGGAAGGAAGGGATTTGTTCCACATATTTTTACTTGTAATTATCTCTTGAACCGGCTTATTGAGCATGGGAAAATGAATATGGCTCTAGTTGTGTATGAGCAGTTGAAGAGGTTTGGTTGCCAACCTAACGATTACACTTATGCTACTGTAATAAAAGGGCTTTGTAAAATAGGTAAAATGGAAAAAGCTATAGACATTTTTGAGGAGATGAGTGGATATGGGATGGTTCCTAATGCCTTTGCTTGTGCTGCATATATTGAAGCGTTGTGTACCCATGATTGTTCAACTTCAGGGTATCAGTTGCTACAAGCATGGAGAGCGGAACTATTCCCAATAGACACGTATGCTTATACTGTAGTCATTCGTGGGTTTTGTGATGAGATGAAAATAGATGAGGCAGAATCTGTCTTTCTTGATATGGAAAATTATGGAGTAGTTCCAGATGCACAAACATACGGTGTGTTGATCAATGGCTATTGCAAGAAGTTGAATTTGCAAAAAGCTTTGTCTCTTCACAGTCTCATGCTGTCAAAAggtataaaatcaaattgtgtGATTGTCAGCTTTATCCTTCAATGCTTCCTTAGGATGCAAATGTATTCAGAAGTAGTGAACCAATTTAAAGTATTTCAGGGAAAGGGGGTATTTTTGGACAATGTTGTATACAATATTGTTGTTCATGCCCTATGTGAACTAGGGAAATTGGAGGAAGCTATTGAGTTGTTAGAAGAAATGACAAGTAGACAGATCCAGATGGATGTCATGCATTATACAACAATGATTAAAGGTCTTTTTGCTCAAGGAAAAATTCATGAAGCAATGATgatgtttgaaaatttgaagaaaaatggtgTTGAGCCTGACTCCATCACTTATAGTGTGCTTGCTGCTGGATTTTCTAGAAATGGTCTTGTATCTAAGGTCCAAGACCTTCTAGACTACATGGAGGAACATGGTTTGAGAAAAGACCCTAAGATGCCCGACCtgataattgaaaatttatgcaTAGGAGGAAAAGTGAAAGAAGCAACTgaaattttcaatagtttagAAGTAAAGACGGTAGATAACTATGCTGCCATGATTAATGGGTATTGTGCAGCCAGTGATACGAAATCTGCttataaactttttgttaatttgtcCAAGGAAGGaatttttattagaagaaGTTCTCTCGTTAGGCTAGTTAGCAGGCTTTGCATGGAAAATTCTAGCTTTAGAGCTATTGAGGTGATGAAACAACTTCCAGTTATGAATGTGGAGGCTAAAGAAATTGTTTACAATAAAGTCATAGCTTCCCTATGCCGggtaaaaaatatgaagatgGCCCAatgtttatttgattgtttagtTCGTGCTGGCTTGATTCCCGATCTTATCACTTACACAATGATGATAAATGGTTATTGCAAGATTAATTACTTGAGAGAAGCTTATGAACTTCTGTGTGATATGAGGAATCGAGGAAGGGAACCTGATATTTTTGTCTATACAGTTTTGCTTGATGGTGGATTTAAAACCAGTTTACAAAAGTGCTCCTCTGTAGAAATAGCTTTGACgtcttcaatttttaatgaaatgaaGGACATGAAGATCACTCCAGACGTTGTTTACTACACTGTATTGATTGATGGGTATTGTAAAATGAACAACCTTAATGATGCTTTTGTCCTCTTTGAGGAAATGGTTGATCAAGGAATAGAGGCTGATGCAGTGACTTATACTGCCCTACTGTCCAGCTGTTGTAGAAATGGATATAAGGAGAAGGCTCAAACCCTCTGTTATGAAATGACGTCTAAGGGAATTCTTCCTCctaataatttctcatatCTGTTGCAACACGATACTTTAGAAACCaagaaaatttaa